The following proteins come from a genomic window of Acinonyx jubatus isolate Ajub_Pintada_27869175 chromosome C1, VMU_Ajub_asm_v1.0, whole genome shotgun sequence:
- the AGTRAP gene encoding type-1 angiotensin II receptor-associated protein isoform X3, producing MELPTVNLKTILLVHWLLTTWGCIAFEGPYPWANFTILALGVWAVAQRDSIDAISLFLGGLAATIFLDIVHISIFYQRTGFSDTERFGAGMAILSLLLKPLSCCFVYHMYRERGGELLLHIGFLGPSQERSDYQTIDSPEAPADPFGGSESRGHAPQGY from the exons ACGATCCTCCTGGTTCACTGGCTGCTGACGACCTG GGGCTGCATAGCGTTCGAGGGCCCCTATCCCTGGGCAAACTTCACCATCCTGGCCTTGGGCGTGTGGGCCGTTGCTCAGAGGGACTCCATCGACGCCATAAGCCTG TTTCTGGGTGGCTTGGCGGCCACCATCTTCCTGGACATCGTCCACATCAGCATCTTCTACCAGCGGACCGGCTTCTCGGACACGGAGCGCTTTGGTGCTGGCATGGCCATCCTCAGCCTGCTCCTCAAGCCCTTGTCCTGCTGCTTCGTCTACCACATGTACCGGGAGCGCGGGGGTGAGCTCCTGCTCCATATTG GTTTCCTCGGACCGTCACAGGAGCGCAGCGACTACCAGACGATTGACTCACCAGAGGCGCCCGCAGACCCTTTCGGAGGCTCGGAGAGCAGGGGTCACGCCCCGCAAGGGTACTGA
- the AGTRAP gene encoding type-1 angiotensin II receptor-associated protein isoform X4, whose protein sequence is MELPTVNLKTILLVHWLLTTWGCIAFEGPYPWANFTILALGVWAVAQRDSIDAISLFLGGLAATIFLDIVHISIFYQRTGFSDTERFGAGMAILSLLLKPLSCCFVYHMYRERGGFLGPSQERSDYQTIDSPEAPADPFGGSESRGHAPQGY, encoded by the exons ACGATCCTCCTGGTTCACTGGCTGCTGACGACCTG GGGCTGCATAGCGTTCGAGGGCCCCTATCCCTGGGCAAACTTCACCATCCTGGCCTTGGGCGTGTGGGCCGTTGCTCAGAGGGACTCCATCGACGCCATAAGCCTG TTTCTGGGTGGCTTGGCGGCCACCATCTTCCTGGACATCGTCCACATCAGCATCTTCTACCAGCGGACCGGCTTCTCGGACACGGAGCGCTTTGGTGCTGGCATGGCCATCCTCAGCCTGCTCCTCAAGCCCTTGTCCTGCTGCTTCGTCTACCACATGTACCGGGAGCGCGGGG GTTTCCTCGGACCGTCACAGGAGCGCAGCGACTACCAGACGATTGACTCACCAGAGGCGCCCGCAGACCCTTTCGGAGGCTCGGAGAGCAGGGGTCACGCCCCGCAAGGGTACTGA